In Zingiber officinale cultivar Zhangliang chromosome 3B, Zo_v1.1, whole genome shotgun sequence, a single window of DNA contains:
- the LOC121968511 gene encoding WAT1-related protein At2g37460-like: MVARMELKSIAGAVYVQLAYAAMFLASRLAFTKGMSHFAFVLYRQIVASLAIGLPAAYYLYRGGRWSCMTWRSMKHVFILALIGISFSQNFYYAGLALTSSTFASTMNNLIPVVTFLLAYFLKLERVRIKVWDGQAKILGTLFCVGGAMLMTFYENTTRQSQEDSHVQQQLYLDHFPLGQSLVKLVGKSHGSFLFGALLTIIGSWSMSFFMIYQAWIVREYPSQLTLSAMVSFMGCLQCALVSLLLENPSALIIQWDMQLLLIAYSGIFCTGLGFFIIMWCVKERGPVFVTMFSPLSSVVVAIMEPLLLHEQLTWSSVLGMAIIIAGLYLYLWAKAQDSNPSTDQSQLTDEEEERAIDANERSSREEITIGIQAPLLANTNS, from the exons ATGGTGGCAAGAATGGAGTTGAAAAGTATAGCCGGCGCAGTGTATGTGCAATTGGCATACGCGGCAATGTTCCTGGCATCACGACTAGCCTTCACCAAAGGCATGAGCCACTTTGCCTTCGTCCTCTATCGTCAAATCGTTGCCAGCCTCGCCATCGGCCTTCCAGCAGCTTACTACCTCTATAG GGGTGGGAGGTGGAGCTGTATGACTTGGAGGAGCATGAAACACGTCTTCATCCTTGCACTGATCGG GATAAGCTTCAGTCAAAATTTCTACTATGCTGGATTGGCGTTGACTTCCTCGACATTCGCCAGCACCATGAACAATCTGATACCCGTCGTCACTTTCTTGCTCGCCTACTTCCTCAA ATTGGAGCGAGTAAGAATAAAGGTATGGGATGGACAAGCTAAGATCCTCGGCACACTTTTTTGTGTTGGTGGAGCAATGCTGATGACATTCTACGAGAACACTACACGCCAAAGTCAAGAGGATTCACATGTACAACAACAACTTTATCTGGATCATTTTCCTTTAGGTCAATCATTGGTCAAACTTGTTGGCAAAAGCCATGGAAGCTTCCTCTTTGGAGCACTTCTTACCATCATAGGCTCTTGGTCCATGTCCTTCTTCATGATCTATCAG GCATGGATCGTGCGAGAATACCCTTCTCAGCTCACCCTTTCTGCCATGGTCAGCTTCATGGGTTGCCTCCAGTGTGCCCTAGTGTCTCTCCTCCTTGAGAACCCTTCAGCTTTGATAATACAATGGGACATGCAGCTTCTCCTCATAGCGTACAGT GGAATATTTTGCACAGGTTTAGGGTTCTTCATCATAATGTGGTGCGTGAAGGAAAGAGGCCCAGTCTTTGTCACCATGTTTAGTCCTTTGTCATCAGTGGTTGTGGCCATTATGGAGCCCTTGCTGCTTCATGAGCAACTCACTTGGAGCAG TGTATTGGGCATGGCCATAATCATTGCTGGTCTCTACCTATACCTGTGGGCCAAAGCTCAAGATAGTAACCCTTCCACTGATCAGTCTCAACTCActgatgaggaagaagaaagggccATTGATGCAAATGAAAGAAGCTCCCGTGAAGAAATTACAATTGGCATCCAGGCACCTCTGCTAGCCAATACTAATTCctag